The Drosophila sulfurigaster albostrigata strain 15112-1811.04 chromosome 3, ASM2355843v2, whole genome shotgun sequence genomic sequence cgtagCGTGTGTAATCAAATTAGAGAATGCATTGCATATTATCAAGTATACATACACAGAAGTGCGCCCAGGTAAGCGCCGAATATCCCCCTCCATGTAACAATAGTAAGACGGGGCCCGGTTTCTCGGGCTTTTTGGTGCGATAAACGCGAAATTTGCGTTGCCCATCCACGATTACATCTTCCTTTTCGGCAAAGAATTCGTTCCACATGCATGGCTTGTAATCCCGTATTCGTGACTTCTTAAAGGAGTCGCTGCAAGGCGAGTGATGTTAtgtatcaattaaatatttgtatgtgtctCTCTATCTCATCTCTCCCACCGCccacataaataatattcaaaataatacttaCGCTCTACCAATGCGACCACCCGGAATTGTGGGTGGCAACTTGGACTTAAGCATTGTACGTTGTAAACTGGACATTTCGTACGATTGTCTGCGCAAAAATTGCGGAAAATAAGCGTTCTATTtcgaatatttcaaatgaaaatttgttttcttgtttcgttttcgttgctCTTCTGTGCTGGCCAGCGTGACCgcaatttccatttcaaaaCGTACTATTTTATCGCCAGTTAGATACCAAATATCTGTGGTGTATTTAACTATAAGTCTTATATAATGGTTACACTTCTTTATAGTGatgatttttcaaaattgttggctcgctttttgaattttgttttaacttaagattattttataaatattcaaaacagTAAAAATATCATtcattaaagtatttaaaggAATATTGTGATTGCTCCTAATACTATGACTTTGTGTATATCTTTAACAATCGTTTTTAGTTCGTCTGTGATAAAAGAAATTCTTTAGATGcataactaattaaaaacCTGTTTTACAAAGCGCATTAACAATCGTTGGCAAAGAAAGTGACTATTTGTTGCATGGCCAGAAGCTTGGGCATGACCTACTTGGAGACTTGATACTGATAAGCAGCAtgtaaagtaaacaaaacactAGTGGCTGTCGCGTCTTTAAAGTCGCAATTTCGCTTCCCTTGGTATCAGACTAAACAAAAGCGGAACTGAACGCGCATTGCTGTTTAGTTGCTTGTTGGAAGTCGTCGCGTTCACATTCCGTATCAACATATAAGAAGTCTCATTGGCCGCTTTGATAACGTAACAGCCTCGTTGACACTTTTATAATTTAGAAGAAAACGTTGATAAAAAGTATATGGTGCGTATAGCACTAGATAGTGTCATTGAActgtaaaaaaatgaaaaacaagcaAGTACATTAGATGAATAACTACAACACTTGAACAAACCGCCATTAGAACTTTATTTATCTTAAGTCTGGCAACGCCCACAAGTCAGTTGTTATCGACGGCTTTCTTACTCTCCCTCACTGGCGCTCTCTTCAATTTATTCTTTCAGTATTCGCCGGCGCAGTAGGCAAAAGCCGAAAGTTCGTGCACTTTGCAGCTattgtttcaattaaattaattgcaatttgcatcaATTCCCCATAAAGTGCAACTGTAAAACATTTCCCAAACCGATAACAATCATATTACTCAATTGTTGCTTATTTTAATGGCATCAATGACTTTGTGATAAGGTGAGAGCTGATAACGCAAAACTGCACACCTCTCTACGTATGTcacacgtatgtatgtgtgtatgtagtaTGCACAGTATGTAATCAAGTgtgtgcttttatttgtttacgtACTCGTTTTTAATAGCgggtattattgttatttcgGCTTAACCGAGCTCTGATGACACGTTAGCACAACACATTATTAAGTGCAATTTTTCACATTGGATTACAGCAGCGCAAAATGGCGACAAGTGACGAAAACAATTCCAGCCTGGGCGATGAGCACGTCGCAGTGCAGAAGCTGCAGCCACAGGCAAACTTCTATGAGCGCCTAATAAAGCTGGGCGCCTTCTACAAGCAACAATTCAGCAAAGAGCCGGACTTCTATGTGCGGGTGCCTGGTCGGTGAGTCCACACagcaatatataattataattaattgcatattattttgatttgcttgcAGTGTGAATATCATTGGTGAGCATGTCGACTATTGCGGTTACTCGGTGCTGCCCATGGCGGTGGAGCAGAGCATCATCTTGGCTGTTGGTAGCGTCCCGAAAAACGATCAACTGCAGCTGCGTCCGCTAGACGAGGGCAAGTTCCAGATCTTCGATAGCGATCTCAACACCCTTGAGTAAGTTATTTCTGTCCAATACGTTTTACGACATTGTACTAACTTTATTTTATCTATTAGTATTAAGCTGCCCAAAACTGGCGGCCCAGCTTGGTACAATTACTACTTGTGCGGCATCAAGGGTATACAGGAGCAGCTGGGCAAGAAGTGGCGCCCCATTGGCATGCAGGTGGCACTCAGCGGCAATGTGCCCCTCGCTGCAGGTCTCTCCAGCTCTAGTGCGCTAGTCAGCGCAGCTGTGCTAGCCACAGCCCATGTGCAGGGCATGCATCTGGATCGCAAGCTGTTGGCCTCGATATCGGCAAGTTGCGAACAGTATATTGGCACGCACAGCGGCGGCATGGATCAGGCGATTGCCTATCTGGCCAAGCAGGGCTGTGCCCAGCACATTGAATTCCATCCGAAACTTAAGGGCACACCGGTCACATTACCAGCGGGCAGCTGCTTTGTGGTGGCCAATAGTCTGGTGCAGAAGAAGAAGGCTGCATCCTCGGACTACAACGAGCGTGTGGTCGAGTGCCGGCTAGCCACACGTTGGCTGGCCAAGTCACAGAAGTTGCCCAATTGGCAGGAATTCATACGATTCATTGATCTCGAAGAAGAGTGCAATTTGgacaacgctgcgtatgcgcaattaaTTGAGAAGCAATTGAGTAAGCCGCTTTATACACGCGAAGACATCTGCGAGGCTTTAGGAATCACGGAGCAACAGCTGGAAATGGATTTCTTAACGCCCAGCACACAGCATATGCAGCAGTTCAAGCTGCGACAACGCGCACTGCATGTCATTCAGGGTGAGATTGAAATAAGCTTTTAAAACAGCAGTTATAAGGTAGAAGGTCGTAATAACTAATGAATGGATAGAAGAAGGCATTGCGGCCCATATTTCTTATCTGTCACTCTTACCATAAGCTGTTAGCGCTATACAATTTGTCGAGTTCAATCAATGCAggttaaatttgttgaattgcCAGCGTAATCGTAAGGCTGGGGGCGATCATTTTAGACACATTCTGATTAACGTTGAATATCAAACCTCTCTCAATATATATTGACAAACTATACAGAAGGTGTTTCTTAGTTTATTACTTGTCTGTTTTGTTTCGACTCATTaattcccattttttttttccagaATCTGGTCGTGTAGTAAAATTCCGTCAGATTTGCGAGCAGTTGCAGCGTCGTCCCAGCAAACAAGACGTTGAGCAACTGGGCAAACTCATGCAACAGTCGCATCACAGCCTCCGCGAGCTCTACGAATGCTCCCATCCCGATCTTGAGCGACTGGTGGCTCTCTCTGTCAAGCAAGGCGTCAGCGCACGTGTCACTGGAGCTgggtaaatattaatttgcttcATAAAAATGGTCTTGTATTACATGCATTGTTTTGGCTTGCAGCTGGGGGGGCTGCATTGTGGCCATGTGCGACTCGGTCAACGCTGCTGCGGATTATGTCAAGGTGTTGAAGCGTGAGTACTACGCTCAGTTGCCGACGCATCTTTTGGAGCGCTATCAGCCCAATGATTTCAATGAAGTCGTCTTTGCAACTGTGCCCAGCAATGGCGCTGAACTTTTTGTACAATAATCAAGACACAATTTGTAagcaatttgtatataaactTAGTAAACCCAAAGTACTTCCAATCAATGATGTTTGTGTGCATCTTGAGCAAGTGACAATCCAGCCATTAACAAACAGTTTTGATACGTTTTAGATTTATTAACATACTATAAACTAGAATACAACAAGGCACTTGGTGAATGAAAGATATCTGCGGATCTTCGGTTCTATCGACGACTCAGAAAGCCCGCGTTCTTAAAGATCTTGTAGACCTGGTCGCGTGGAATCCTTTCGGCCTCGCGGTGCACTACGGCCATCTCTTTGCGCGTCAAGAGCGATTCCTTGGCCAAATTGGCTGCAATCACGGGATCGTTGTAGAAGCGTGCGCTCTTAGAAAGTTCTGCGGGCAATTCGGATTCCCATTGGGCATTCTGGACGACTGAAGGATGCGCATCGGCTGTGGCATATCCTACATATTGGGATTCCGGCACATACGAAGGCTTCGACGAGGACAAGCCAAGAGCCTGATGATAGAAGAACTGGGCGTGTGCCAGAGTTAGGCAGCTAAGGAACAGGAAAGTTAGGCGGGTGGACAACATGATCACTGCAAGAGAGGACAAGAAGTTGGagtttgcaattgcagttgcagtgcaGTTGGCAAagcattctatttttagaaacCTAATAAATGATAGGCCTGATTTATGGGGCGCTGGTCAGTTGGCAGTTTTCTAATCTACAAGCTGCAAACTGTCAGTTACGTGcgtcataaattatttacgGAAAAATCAATTATCGCCAGCATGTGGAGCAAGTGGAGCCTAGACTAGACACCGCCGAAGTTGCACcacattgttgctgctgttggtactgctgcaactgttgcaagcTGCAACTATTGCTGCGTTTATCCATGAACTTTTTGCAATAGCCTTTTTTGCTGGCTGATAACACTTTAGACTGTTTGCATTGATCTCAATTGCAGCTGTCTTTGCTGTAATTGTTGTGTCATGCCGTGTGCTCCACTTTGCACTGATTTAATTCACACATTAACatagtcacacacacaattggCTTGCTAAACAATATATTACAAGCTTGTCTCTGGCATTAAGCCAAAGTCAAGGTTGCCCACCACTTGAATGATTCTTTTTTATCGCATAACATCGCccacaatttgtttgcttttgttgtattgTAAACTTGGCTCACTTCAAATGCTTGGATGCTGCAACAGCTGGCTGagttgaaactgaaactgtaaCTGAATCTAGAATAGCGAGTTGTCGTACTTTTATGTGTTTGGCGTTGAATGCCACAAGAACGAGTTTCACTCACAACATTGAGACACTCGAagcactcaaaaaaaaaaaacgaattcgCTCAAAAGTTGTCGCCAAATGCGAGcgaattattttgcttttattatattaattatggATAAAAGAGCAGAGCTATATGTATAGCTCGAAGCCGTACTCCTATCTGACCTAGGCCTAGGCAAAAGTGTTCagcatttgcaattaaagGCAATGAGTTTTTCAGTTGTCTACAGTTTCTCATGCTCTACTAAATGCCCGCCAAAAAAGGTCGCAAGTTTTGCCGGGGCGCAGGCGCTGTTAGCTCAATtattacgcacacacacctccaacaagcaacaacaacaacaacaaaaatctgCTTAGAATCCAAATCCCAAGCAACGCTTTCGGCTTTTGAAAGTCTCGATTGACCCTGAAAACTTAATGCTCAACTCGATGTCTCAATCTTTGTCTCAGTCTCCATCTACGTGGTGAGCTGCACATGTTTGACCCTaatttgttgtggttgcttttAGTTGGGGGTTATTCAACCGCCTGATCTCAGCTGATGCGGAAGCTTTGCGCCAGGGTGGATAACTCCGAGTCTCAGTCTTGATCACCCTTCCTCGCCTTGAACTTTGCCGTGTAGGCGGTGCTCAGGTGCGTGGCGTGGTATTTACATTGTTTTGGATTCGGATcttgatttcattttcttgGGAGTGGTACCAAACAAAtttgtctttatttattgCCCGCGTcgaatttgatatttaattaatagaCATTTTGTAGTTGCATATTAAACAGGCCAATGGTTAACGCTGCATTgttttgcacacacaaagaTAAACTGTCAAGCTGATTTTAATGAGCTCGATCTCTGAACTTTATGAGCGCGATTTGAACAAGATGCAAGATTTAATagcaaataaaactattatagataaaactaaatgaattCACTGCATTTGTACAACTAAGTAATCATTATTCATTAATGCTAGAAATACTTCAGCTTTTAACTAAACCCTATATAGAtctaataagtaaataaatggtataaaaagataataaaatgGTCAagtttaaataactttttgaGTGAAGTTAGAAAGATATACGgtcttttaaatgttttattaatgcTAACAAAAGAGCTCAATTTAATTGCTGTAATTTACATGAATTACTTTATCTATTTAGTAAGCCAAGTTTTACTTCCCTTACGCAGTTATTTTTGGCAGATACAGTCAGTTGTATTTATGGACAGCCTTCAGAGTGCatttaatgttgtatttattcaaactcgacatacacacacacactctttgcacacacagagacacattTAGACTAGAGCGAGAGCGAGCTCAAACGCACTCAACTGGACGCAGTTGTGGTGGTGGACGCCAAGGACGCCTtatgcaatttcaaattcaagagCACGCAATTTGTGGTGCAATGC encodes the following:
- the LOC133840345 gene encoding N-acetylgalactosamine kinase isoform X2, with protein sequence MQRKMATSDENNSSLGDEHVAVQKLQPQANFYERLIKLGAFYKQQFSKEPDFYVRVPGRVNIIGEHVDYCGYSVLPMAVEQSIILAVGSVPKNDQLQLRPLDEGKFQIFDSDLNTLDIKLPKTGGPAWYNYYLCGIKGIQEQLGKKWRPIGMQVALSGNVPLAAGLSSSSALVSAAVLATAHVQGMHLDRKLLASISASCEQYIGTHSGGMDQAIAYLAKQGCAQHIEFHPKLKGTPVTLPAGSCFVVANSLVQKKKAASSDYNERVVECRLATRWLAKSQKLPNWQEFIRFIDLEEECNLDNAAYAQLIEKQLSKPLYTREDICEALGITEQQLEMDFLTPSTQHMQQFKLRQRALHVIQESGRVVKFRQICEQLQRRPSKQDVEQLGKLMQQSHHSLRELYECSHPDLERLVALSVKQGVSARVTGAGWGGCIVAMCDSVNAAADYVKVLKREYYAQLPTHLLERYQPNDFNEVVFATVPSNGAELFVQ
- the LOC133840345 gene encoding N-acetylgalactosamine kinase isoform X1, whose protein sequence is MSHQRKMATSDENNSSLGDEHVAVQKLQPQANFYERLIKLGAFYKQQFSKEPDFYVRVPGRVNIIGEHVDYCGYSVLPMAVEQSIILAVGSVPKNDQLQLRPLDEGKFQIFDSDLNTLDIKLPKTGGPAWYNYYLCGIKGIQEQLGKKWRPIGMQVALSGNVPLAAGLSSSSALVSAAVLATAHVQGMHLDRKLLASISASCEQYIGTHSGGMDQAIAYLAKQGCAQHIEFHPKLKGTPVTLPAGSCFVVANSLVQKKKAASSDYNERVVECRLATRWLAKSQKLPNWQEFIRFIDLEEECNLDNAAYAQLIEKQLSKPLYTREDICEALGITEQQLEMDFLTPSTQHMQQFKLRQRALHVIQESGRVVKFRQICEQLQRRPSKQDVEQLGKLMQQSHHSLRELYECSHPDLERLVALSVKQGVSARVTGAGWGGCIVAMCDSVNAAADYVKVLKREYYAQLPTHLLERYQPNDFNEVVFATVPSNGAELFVQ
- the LOC133840352 gene encoding uncharacterized protein LOC133840352 — protein: MIMLSTRLTFLFLSCLTLAHAQFFYHQALGLSSSKPSYVPESQYVGYATADAHPSVVQNAQWESELPAELSKSARFYNDPVIAANLAKESLLTRKEMAVVHREAERIPRDQVYKIFKNAGFLSRR
- the LOC133840345 gene encoding N-acetylgalactosamine kinase isoform X3; the encoded protein is MATSDENNSSLGDEHVAVQKLQPQANFYERLIKLGAFYKQQFSKEPDFYVRVPGRVNIIGEHVDYCGYSVLPMAVEQSIILAVGSVPKNDQLQLRPLDEGKFQIFDSDLNTLDIKLPKTGGPAWYNYYLCGIKGIQEQLGKKWRPIGMQVALSGNVPLAAGLSSSSALVSAAVLATAHVQGMHLDRKLLASISASCEQYIGTHSGGMDQAIAYLAKQGCAQHIEFHPKLKGTPVTLPAGSCFVVANSLVQKKKAASSDYNERVVECRLATRWLAKSQKLPNWQEFIRFIDLEEECNLDNAAYAQLIEKQLSKPLYTREDICEALGITEQQLEMDFLTPSTQHMQQFKLRQRALHVIQESGRVVKFRQICEQLQRRPSKQDVEQLGKLMQQSHHSLRELYECSHPDLERLVALSVKQGVSARVTGAGWGGCIVAMCDSVNAAADYVKVLKREYYAQLPTHLLERYQPNDFNEVVFATVPSNGAELFVQ